A window of the Lepus europaeus isolate LE1 chromosome 5, mLepTim1.pri, whole genome shotgun sequence genome harbors these coding sequences:
- the S100A5 gene encoding protein S100-A5, protein METPLEKALTTMVTTFHKYSGREGSKLTLSRKELKELIKEELHLGEKMKESSIDHLMRSLDKNSDQEIDFKEYSVFLSTLCMAYNDFFLEDSK, encoded by the exons ATGGAGACCCCTCTGGAAAAGGCCCTGACCACGATGGTCACCACTTTCCACAAGTATTCGGGGAGAGAGGGCAGCAAACTGACCCTGAGCAGGAAGGAACTGAAGGAGCTGATCAAGGAGGAGCTGCATCTTGGGGAG AAGATGAAGGAGAGCAGCATCGACCACCTGATGAGGAGCCTGGACAAGAACAGCGACCAGGAGATCGACTTCAAGGAGTACTCGGTGTTCCTGAGCACGCTGTGCATGGCCTACAATGACTTCTTCCTGGAGGACAGCAAGTGA
- the S100A6 gene encoding protein S100-A6, giving the protein MASPLDQAIGLLIGIFHKYSGKEGDKHTLSKKELKELIQKELTIGSKLQDAEIVKLMDDLDRNKDQEVNFQEYITFLGALAMIYNEALKG; this is encoded by the exons ATGGCAAGCCCCCTGGACCAGGCCATTGGCCTCCTGATCGGCATCTTCCACAAGTACTCCGGCAAGGAGGGTGACAAGCACACCCTGAGCAAGAAGGAACTGAAGGAACTAATCCAAAAGGAGCTCACCATCGGCTCT AAGCTGCAGGATGCTGAGATTGTCAAGCTGATGGACGACCTGGACCGCAATAAGGACCAGGAGGTGAACTTCCAGGAATACATCACCTTCCTGGGGGCCTTGGCCATGATCTACAATGAAGCTCTCAAGGGCTGA